The proteins below are encoded in one region of Halocatena salina:
- the cysE gene encoding serine O-acetyltransferase, with protein MFDRIHEDVQTAFARDPAAKSVPEVLLFYPGLHAIWIYRLAHTLWERGFLLTGRFLSHLARFLTGVEIHPGAEIGRRFFIDHGAGVVIGETAEIGDDVMLYHGVTLGGDSLEPEKRHPTLENDVTIGANATLLGPITVGHDSSVGSGSVVLESVPPNCTVVGVPAELVGDCGTDYLAEAQEEFGE; from the coding sequence ATGTTCGATCGGATTCACGAGGACGTACAGACAGCATTCGCACGGGATCCGGCAGCCAAAAGCGTTCCCGAGGTTCTACTGTTTTACCCAGGACTTCATGCGATCTGGATCTACCGCCTCGCACACACGCTCTGGGAACGCGGATTTCTCCTCACCGGTCGATTCTTGTCTCATCTGGCGCGCTTTCTGACGGGCGTCGAGATCCACCCCGGAGCTGAGATCGGTCGACGGTTTTTCATCGACCACGGGGCGGGCGTCGTGATAGGAGAGACCGCGGAGATCGGTGACGACGTGATGTTGTACCACGGGGTAACGTTGGGCGGTGACTCGTTAGAACCCGAAAAGCGCCATCCGACGCTCGAAAACGACGTGACCATCGGTGCGAACGCCACGCTGCTCGGCCCGATCACGGTCGGCCACGATTCGAGCGTCGGGTCCGGGTCGGTCGTGCTCGAATCCGTCCCGCCCAACTGCACCGTCGTCGGGGTGCCTGCGGAGCTGGTCGGTGACTGTGGAACCGACTACCTCGCGGAGGCCCAAGAGGAGTTCGGGGAGTGA
- a CDS encoding BolA family protein gives MTPDEVERLIEAEIEDARATVTHPRGDHDEDHLAAVVVSPAFDGETLVDQHQRVYDALGEHMTRDIHALELKTYTPDEHDEQ, from the coding sequence GTGACTCCAGACGAGGTCGAACGCCTCATCGAGGCGGAAATAGAAGACGCCAGAGCAACCGTCACTCACCCGCGAGGAGACCACGACGAGGATCACCTTGCCGCTGTGGTCGTATCACCGGCGTTCGACGGTGAAACATTGGTCGACCAGCATCAACGCGTGTACGATGCACTTGGTGAGCACATGACACGAGATATCCACGCGCTCGAACTGAAAACGTACACACCTGACGAACACGACGAACAGTAA